Sequence from the Paeniglutamicibacter cryotolerans genome:
TACCCTCGTCTTCCGGCGCTGCCCGGGGAACCCCCGGTGCCGTCGCCGTTGTCGCCGTCGTCACCGTTGTCACCGACCAAGGCGAAGAAGACGTCCTCGAGGGTGGGCTGCTTCTCGATATACTCGACCGTGGCCGGCGGAAGCAGCGCCTTGAGTTCGGCCAGGGTGCCGTTCACGATGATCCGGCCCTCGTTCAGGATGCCGATCCGGTCGGCGAGTTGTTCGGCCTCGTCCAGGTACTGCGTGGTGAGCAGCACCGTGGTGCCCCGGCCCGCGAGGTCCCGCACCGCCTGCCAGACCTCGATGCGCGCCTGCGGGTCGAGCCCCGTCGTCGGCTCGTCCAGGAAGATCACCGGCGGGTTCCCGATCAGGCTCATCGCCAGATCCAGGCGGCGGCGCATGCCGCCGGAATACTCCGACACCTTGCGCCCTGCGGCATCGGCCAGGGAAAAGCGCTCCAGCAGGTCCCCGGCGATGCTGCCCGGGTTGCCCAGGTGCCGCAGCCGGGCCATCAGGACCAGGTTTTCCCGGCCGGTGAGGACCTCGTCGACGGCGGCGAACTGCCCGGTGAGGCTGATGGATTCGCGCACCTTCTCCGGCCGGGTGTAGACGTCGAAGCCGTTGACGCCCGCGGTGCCGGCATCGGCCTTCTGGAGGGTGGCCAGGATGTTCACCACAGTGGTCTTGCCTGCCCCGTTCGGGCCGAGTAGGGCGAAGATGCTGCCCCGTGCCACGTCGAAGTCGACGCCGCGCAGCACTTCGAGTTTCTTGTATGACTTGCCCAGGCCCCGCACTTCGATGGCGGGCCCCCGGTTCTGGTCGGTTCCCATCTTGCTGTGCCGCCTTCGCTAGGGCTGCTGCCCGTTGCCGGCGACCGCGTCGATGCTCTTGGCCAGACGTTCGCGTTCCTTGTTGATCCACTGGCCCTCGGCGTAGTTCGCGAGGAACTCCTCGGCGAACCCGACCGGGTCGGTCCCGACGATCGCGCGGATCGGGGTTCCGGCGGCGGCGCCCTGCTCGAAGAGGTCGGCGAGGTCTTCGAGCATGTTCACCATGACGTCGCCCTTCGTGATCGCCCCGAAGTACATCAGGTACCGCTCAAGCGCATCGGTCGCCGTGCGGTAGTGCGCGGGCAGCTGCTTCTTGCGCTCCTTGTAGGCCCGGTACTGCTTCTTCTGTTCGAGTGATCCGGTGATCTGCTCGACCCATGCCATGCTCATGACTGCTTCCTTCCCTGGTGGAGCCGCTCCAGCCGTTCGGACAGGAAGCCCCATGTTTTCCAGAATTCATCGAGGCATTCCCGGCCCCGGGTGTTGAGGGAGTACACCTTGCGCGGTGGACCCTTCTCCGAGGGGACCTTGGCCACCTCGACGAGGCCGTTCTTTTCGACCCTGACCAGGAGCGCGTAGACGGTGCCCTCGGCGATGTCGACGAAGCCCTGCTCGCGCAGCCGGGCGGTGATGTCGTATCCGTACGCCGGTTCCCCGGCCAGGATCTCCAGCACGATGCCCTCCAGCGTGCCCTTGAGCATCTCGGTCATTTGCTTGCCCATGAAGCACCCCCTTCGGCTACTCAGCGTCATTGACTACCACTACATAGTAGCACCGAGTAGCTGCCGCGCAAGGGGTGGTTCCCGTGCCTCCGGACCCAGCGCGACCCCTGGATGAGTCAGCGCACGGAACGCGCCGACGCCGGGGGCTCGCCGATGTCGGCTATGTCATGCCCGGCGCACGGATTCCGGGTGGCAGTTGCCCGATGGATGCGGGAGAACCGGAACCAGCGGATTGCACCACGCAGCCGGCACCAGGCCACCAGCAGCCAGCGTCCGCCGCTGAAGGCGAAGATCATCGGCTCCACCTCCCGCCGCGTGGGCGTACCACCGGCGTCCAGGTAGTTGATGTTGATGCTGACCTGCTCGATGAGCGCGTGCTCGAGCACCGACATGACATGTCGCGGGGCTCCCGGCTCGACGTCGACCCACACCCGGTGCGACATTTGCTCGGCACGGCGCCGGGCCACCGGTATCGGCACTGCTGGACTCCAGCCCCGCGGCCGTCCGCCGGGCCATCTACGTCGACAGCGGGCCCACCGGCGACGACACAGCAATCGACGAGCGGTTCCCGGCCGATGCGGTTGAAGCAGTCCTGCCGCCGTTCGACCAGCTGAGCGCCAGCCTGGACGGGCTCACGCCCGATGACCTCGCCCGGTTCCGGGATGGGGCGGTGCCCGTGTCGGGGCCCGTCATGCGCGAACGGATCCGGCTGTGCAACGATGCCCGACGCGATGTCCCGACGACCATCATCGCCTGCTCGTACCCCGCAGATGTGCTGATGTCCATGGCCCGCGAGGGAGTGCCGATGATGGCCGAGGTCGCCCGGCTGCGCCGGCTCAGGCTGATCGACCTGCCCACCGGACACTGGCCGATGTGGAGCCGCCCGGAAGACCTCGCGGCGGCCATCTCGACGGAAGCCGGGCTCGACTAGGGGTTTTCGCCGGGCTGGCGTCGGCGGGTCGATAGGCTGGTGACATAACCGTTTACACCACCACAGCACAGCGCTCAAACCGATCCCGACTAGGTCTTTCATTGGCCGCTGGGCTGGCCGGCGGAGCCCTGGCGCTGATCGACCCGGTGAAGCTACGCCCGGGAGTTCGTACCGGGCTGTGCTTGGGGACCGGGGCAGCCAGCGGCTTTGTACTGTGGACCGGAACGGCACCGGCGGCGGAGTTCGGCCTGGGCCGGGGGACCCGCGGTGCCCTGGCCGTGGGCATGGCTGCCACCGGCACGGCTGCCATGCGGCTCGGATTCGTGGTTGACGCGCGGATCCATCGGGCGCTGGTGCGCCGCGGCGTCGCACATCCCCGGGCTGTGATCGCCGTGGGGTCCGGCATCCTCACCATGCTGACCTTCCTGCTCGAACCGAGGGCCGAGCAGGAAGGCAGGGGATGGTTTGGCGGCGCCCTGGATGAAGAAAGGACCGAGATCGCGCTGACTGATCCGGTACGTGAACTCGTCGCCGGAATGCTGGCCGCCACGGCGGACTTCGGCTCCGCAGTGATTCGTGAACAGCTTCGGAGCGCCACGGAACGGCACTGGGGCGATCCGCAGGAGCCCGGCTTCCGGTTCCAGCCCGATTTCGCGGTGGCCGAAGCGGCCCCGCTGACGGTACCGCGCGACTTCACGTTCCCGGTGCACGCGTACTTCACGACCGGGGACGGAAGGCAGCTGCGTATGAGCCTGCTGGTCAGGGACGGGCAGCTGGCATCACTGATGCTGGAGGTAGACCCCGCCGCGGCAGCAGCAGCCGAAGAACGGGGACAGTCGATCGACGATGACCCGTTCCCGGCGATGGACAGCTGGCCGGTGCCCGCCGACGTGCGCTACGTGCTCGATGGCTAGCAGCGCCTGCCCGGACGGCGGCGGGTCAGGCGGGGGCGGGTCAAGGGGCGGGTCAGGCCGAAACGCCCACGCAGTCCGGGCACTGGCGCAGCTGCTCGTCGGCGGCGCAGTCGGCGCAGAACAGGCGCAGGTTGCGGCAGGAGAGGTTCGAGCAGTTCTCGAACTTGTTGCTGGGGGCCGCACAGGCAACGCAGCGCCCAATGGTCACGGCGTCTGGGCTGAATTCCATGTGCATGCGCTTGTCGAAGACGTAGAGCGATCCTTCCCAGAGGCCCTTGTCGCCGTAGGTTTCCCCATAGCGCACGATGCCGCCCTGCATCTGGTAGACCTCGTTGAAGCCGCGCTCGACCATCAGCGCCGAGAGCACCTCACAGCGGATCCCGCCGGTGCAGTAGGTGACGACCGGCTTGTCCTTCAGCTCGTCGTACTTCCCGGAGTCCAGCTCCTTGATGAAGTCGTGGGTGGTGGCAACGTCGGGCACCACGGCATTTTTGAACTTGCCGATCTGCGCCTCGAACGCGTTGCGCCCGTCGAAGAAGACCACTTCCTCCCCGGCCTGGCGCTTGGCCTCGACCAGGTCGTGCAGGGCCTCGGGCTTCAGGTGGGTGCCGCCGCCCAGGACGCCGGAGCCATCGACCTTCAGCTCGCCCGGAGCACCGAAGGAGACGATCTCGTCGCGCACCTTCACCGAGATCCGCGGGAAATCCTCGGCGGCGCCATCGGACCATTTCACGTCCATCTTCTTGAACGCGGGGTACTCCCGGGTGGCCTTGACATATTGCTTGACGGCGCCGATCTCACCGCCGACGGTGCCGTTGATGCCGTCCTTGGAGATGATGATGCGCCCGCGCAGGGACCAGCGCTCGAGCAGGGCCCGTTGCCACAGGCGCACCGCTTCGGGGTCGGGCAGCGGGGCAAAGGCGTAGTACAAGACAATTCGATTCATCGACACGCCATTAAGCGTAGGCGGTAAATCGTCGCCGGGGCCCGCGGGGTGGGCACCATCACCTGGTTGACTCAAGGTTTCAAGCACGCAACAGTTCATCGTCCGGGCTCCCGACCCCGCACTGATCAGGGTAGGGTCGAGGACATGGGATCTTCTGCAAGCGATGAATTGATTGGCACCTGGGTCAGCGGGTGGGCCGGCGCCCGCGGCTATGAAAGCCGCCACGAGGGCCGCGTCCACGCAGCGCTGCGCCATGATACCTCGGGCGACTGGGAATACGTGATCTACGAGCCGTCCTCCGAAGAGCTCGTGGCCGTTGCCGACACGCTGCTCAAGCACCCGGCACGCCGCCTGACGGCGTTCGCCGATGACACGGCGTCGCTGATCGAGGCGGCCCGCACCGCCGGACTGTCCGTGGTCGATGCCAACGAGGTGCTCATGGTCACCGACATGGCAGGACACGATGTCGAGGAACCGCGTCCGGCCGAAGGGTTCGCCTTCCAGATCGAACGCGACGGCACCCACTCCTACATCTCCATCCACCCGGAGGAGGACCCGGAGACCGTTGCCGCCAGCGGCCATGTTTCAGCCGTCGACGGGTACGCGATCTTCGACCGCATCATCACCGCCCCGGACTTCCGCCGCCGCGGGCTGGGTTCGTTGATCATGCGCGCGCTGGCCTCGCTGGCGCTGGAGCACGAAGTGGAGCAGGGCCTGCTGATCGCCTCCATCGAGGGCCAGGCGCTGTACAACTACCTGGGCTGGACCACGCTGGGCAACGTCGTGCTGCTCGAGGGCAAGCGCGACTAATACCGGCGTCCACCGGCCCCCGCGCCGGGACCACGCAGGCCGGGCACCCCAGGGCGCCCGGCCTGCGTCATCTCAGGGCGGCTGCGCCATCGGGCGGGCGGAAGGTGCCACAATGAGGGACGTGAGAGAATCTTCGGCCCCCCTGGCCGCACTGGGATACGGCGAGCACCCCGAGGCGCTGCGCCATGCCCGCACGCTGCCGGCCCGCGAGGCGCTGCACGGGCCCTGGCCGGACTGGGTGCATCCCGAGGTGGTCGCGGCCTACGGGGCCTTGGGCGTTTCGACGCCGTGGCTGCACCAGGTGCAGGCGGCCGATCTGATCCATTCCGGGAAGCACACGATCATCGCCACCGGTACGGCATCGGGCAAGTCGCTGGCCTACCAGCTGCCGGCACTGAATGCAGTGCATTCCTCGGTGCTCGAGGGCAAGGTTTCGCTGGTGCCCACCGACGCGACGGTCCTCTACCTCTCCCCCACCAAAGCGCTGGCGGCGGACCAGCGCTCGTCCATCGAGGCACTGGGGCTGGAGACGCTGCGCATCGCCGGGTACGACGGGGACACCGACGCCTCGGCGCGGCGCTGGATCCGGGACCACGCGAACGTCGTGCTAAGCAACCCGGACATGCTGAACTTCGGCATCCTGCCCAACCACCAGTGGTGGGCCCGTTTCTTCAGGCGGCTATCCTTCGTGGTGATCGACGAGGCGCACGGCTACCGCGGCGTCTTCGGCTCGCACGTCGCGAACCTGCTGCGCCGGTTGCGGCGGATCTGCGCGCACTACGGGGCCGACCCGGTATTCATCGGGGCCTCGGCGACCAGTGCCGAACCCGCAGCGTCGTTCGGGAAGCTGATCGGCGCTCCGGCCGTGGCAGTCACCGAGGACTTCTCCCCGCACGGTGCGGTGACCATCGCCCTGTGGGAACCCCCGCTGACCGGGCTCCGCGGCGAGAACGGGGCCCCGCAGCGGCGCACGGCGATCGCCGAGACCTCCACGCTGCTGGCCAACCTGGTCTGTTCGCACACCCGCACCATAGCGTTCATCAAGTCCCGCCGCGGTGCAGAAACCATTGCCGCTTCGGCCAGGCGGCTGGTGGATGAGGTACACCCCTCGCTACCGGCGCGCATCGCCGCGTACCGCTCCGGTTACCTGCCCGCCGAACGGCGCGAGCTGGAGCGCGGGCTGCGTTCCGGAGAGCTGTTGGGCGTGGCCTCGACCTCGGCGCTGGAGCTCGGCATCGATGTGGCCGGGCTGGACGCCGTACTGGTTGCAGGATGGCCGGGCACCCGGGCCTCGTTCTTCCAACAGATCGGCCGGGCCGGACGTGCCGGCCAGGAGGCCCTGGCCGTGCTGGTGGCCAGCGACGACCCGCTGGACACCTATCTGGTGAACAACCCCGCGGCCATCTTCGAACTCGGTGTCGAGGCCACCGTCTTCGACCCTCACAACCCCCACGTGCTGGCCCCGCACCTGTGCGCCGCCGC
This genomic interval carries:
- a CDS encoding DUF1048 domain-containing protein; protein product: MSMAWVEQITGSLEQKKQYRAYKERKKQLPAHYRTATDALERYLMYFGAITKGDVMVNMLEDLADLFEQGAAAGTPIRAIVGTDPVGFAEEFLANYAEGQWINKERERLAKSIDAVAGNGQQP
- a CDS encoding helix-turn-helix transcriptional regulator, which gives rise to MPIPVARRRAEQMSHRVWVDVEPGAPRHVMSVLEHALIEQVSININYLDAGGTPTRREVEPMIFAFSGGRWLLVAWCRLRGAIRWFRFSRIHRATATRNPCAGHDIADIGEPPASARSVR
- a CDS encoding ABC transporter ATP-binding protein, which produces MGTDQNRGPAIEVRGLGKSYKKLEVLRGVDFDVARGSIFALLGPNGAGKTTVVNILATLQKADAGTAGVNGFDVYTRPEKVRESISLTGQFAAVDEVLTGRENLVLMARLRHLGNPGSIAGDLLERFSLADAAGRKVSEYSGGMRRRLDLAMSLIGNPPVIFLDEPTTGLDPQARIEVWQAVRDLAGRGTTVLLTTQYLDEAEQLADRIGILNEGRIIVNGTLAELKALLPPATVEYIEKQPTLEDVFFALVGDNGDDGDNGDGTGGSPGSAGRRG
- a CDS encoding GNAT family N-acetyltransferase; this encodes MGSSASDELIGTWVSGWAGARGYESRHEGRVHAALRHDTSGDWEYVIYEPSSEELVAVADTLLKHPARRLTAFADDTASLIEAARTAGLSVVDANEVLMVTDMAGHDVEEPRPAEGFAFQIERDGTHSYISIHPEEDPETVAASGHVSAVDGYAIFDRIITAPDFRRRGLGSLIMRALASLALEHEVEQGLLIASIEGQALYNYLGWTTLGNVVLLEGKRD
- a CDS encoding DEAD/DEAH box helicase; amino-acid sequence: MRDVRESSAPLAALGYGEHPEALRHARTLPAREALHGPWPDWVHPEVVAAYGALGVSTPWLHQVQAADLIHSGKHTIIATGTASGKSLAYQLPALNAVHSSVLEGKVSLVPTDATVLYLSPTKALAADQRSSIEALGLETLRIAGYDGDTDASARRWIRDHANVVLSNPDMLNFGILPNHQWWARFFRRLSFVVIDEAHGYRGVFGSHVANLLRRLRRICAHYGADPVFIGASATSAEPAASFGKLIGAPAVAVTEDFSPHGAVTIALWEPPLTGLRGENGAPQRRTAIAETSTLLANLVCSHTRTIAFIKSRRGAETIAASARRLVDEVHPSLPARIAAYRSGYLPAERRELERGLRSGELLGVASTSALELGIDVAGLDAVLVAGWPGTRASFFQQIGRAGRAGQEALAVLVASDDPLDTYLVNNPAAIFELGVEATVFDPHNPHVLAPHLCAAAAELPLRTEDAELFGPGTQDLLDDLVIRGYLRRRPAGWFWTHPQSAAAMVNLRADGGGPVSIIESETGALLGTMDSPQTHYQAHTGAVYIHQGASYLVDELDEAGHCVLVTRANPDFYTQARDITTVEVLQTERSKDWGEAKVYFGDVLVTTQVVSFQRKALVSNEVLGEEPLELGARDLHTKAIWFTLPDSAMAAAGIHAADVPGALHAAEHAAIGLLPLVASSDRWDIGGVSTALHMDTGLPTIFVYDGHPGGAGFVERGYERTITWLRATRDAIIACECETGCPSCVQSPKCGNKNNPLHKDGAIRLLGALLRDAS
- a CDS encoding PadR family transcriptional regulator, whose amino-acid sequence is MGKQMTEMLKGTLEGIVLEILAGEPAYGYDITARLREQGFVDIAEGTVYALLVRVEKNGLVEVAKVPSEKGPPRKVYSLNTRGRECLDEFWKTWGFLSERLERLHQGRKQS
- the trhO gene encoding oxygen-dependent tRNA uridine(34) hydroxylase TrhO, which encodes MSMNRIVLYYAFAPLPDPEAVRLWQRALLERWSLRGRIIISKDGINGTVGGEIGAVKQYVKATREYPAFKKMDVKWSDGAAEDFPRISVKVRDEIVSFGAPGELKVDGSGVLGGGTHLKPEALHDLVEAKRQAGEEVVFFDGRNAFEAQIGKFKNAVVPDVATTHDFIKELDSGKYDELKDKPVVTYCTGGIRCEVLSALMVERGFNEVYQMQGGIVRYGETYGDKGLWEGSLYVFDKRMHMEFSPDAVTIGRCVACAAPSNKFENCSNLSCRNLRLFCADCAADEQLRQCPDCVGVSA